The Bubalus kerabau isolate K-KA32 ecotype Philippines breed swamp buffalo chromosome X, PCC_UOA_SB_1v2, whole genome shotgun sequence genome has a segment encoding these proteins:
- the LOC129639185 gene encoding TAF5-like RNA polymerase II p300/CBP-associated factor-associated factor 65 kDa subunit 5L: protein MEEFHTEEMQTAVSSYLKRRQYRGADGPPKEGLRLSQSAQDMATSLAVQSESGCANTVSAAPCRADPQQYEVQFGRLRDFLMDSDSQHSHELMPLLYPLFVYLHLDLVQNSPKSTAESFYSHFHGMFLQNASQKDVIEQLQTTQTIQDILSNFRLRAFLDSKYVVRLPEDCYNYLLCYLQSDNNTALYRVLAWHIHLDVQPAERIDYQLYASGGCSSGEGSCSSSEGGSSSGKGGSSRGQGSGQEPTDLPMYILQKEEDLDILQETIKCVQDGPPSLITIYSYAFYNTEQLLSTAEASPDNKLLATGFNNSCIKLWSLTSKFKSKPHQIDVPNIHLPNDTIEVDEEDRTATEKKVLLGHCGPVYSTRFLPDSSALLSCSEDTSIRYWDLESFTNTVLYQGHAYPVWDLDISPHNLFFASASYDRTARLWSFDRTYPLRIYAGHLADVDCVKFHPNSNYLATGSTDKTVRLWSAQQGNSLRLFMGHCGPVRCLAFSPNGQYLVSAGEDQLLKLWDLASGTLYKDLHGHTDDITSVTFSLDSSLIASASMDNSVRIWDIKSKHNSTPADGSSSELLGVYTSQMSTVLNVQFMAGSRLLVTGIREEHQEH, encoded by the coding sequence ATGGAGGAGTTTCACACCGAGGAGATGCAGACGGCCGTGTCCTCCTACCTCAAACGCCGGCAGTACAGGGGCGCGGATGGCCCACCGAAGGAAGGCCTGCGACTGTCACAGAGCGCCCAGGATATGGCTACCAGCCTCGCAGTCCAGTCAGAATCTGGTTGTGCCAACACAGTGTCTGCAGCCCCTTGCCGGGCAGACCCCCAGCAATATGAAGTACAGTTTGGACGGCTGCGGGATTTTCTCATGGACTCTGACTCCCAGCATAGCCATGAACTGATGCCTCTCCTCTACCCTCTCTTTGTCTACCTCCATCTCGACCTGGTCCAGAACAGTCCAAAGAGCACAGCGGAAAGCTTTTACAGCCACTTCCATGGAATGTTTCTCCAGAACGCCAGCCAGAAGGACGTCATAGAGCAGCTCCAGACCACCCAGACCATCCAAGACATCCTGTCTAACTTCCGGCTGCGGGCCTTCCTGGACAGCAAGTACGTGGTTCGTCTGCCAGAAGACTGCTACAACTACCTTCTCTGCTACCTCCAGAGTGACAACAACACTGCGCTGTACAGAGTCCTCGCCTGGCACATCCACCTGGACGTGCAGCCCGCCGAGAGGATAGACTACCAGCTCTATGCCAGCGGTGGCTGCTCCAGCGGCGAGGGCAGCTGCTCCAGCAGCGAAGGCGGCTCCTCCAGCGGCAAGGGCGGCTCCTCCAGAGGCCAGGGCAGCGGCCAGGAGCCCACCGACCTGCCCATGTACATCCTGCAGAAAGAGGAGGATCTGGACATCCTTCAGGAGACCATCAAGTGCGTCCAGGATGGCCCCCCCTCCCTCATCACCATCTACTCCTACGCCTTCTACAACACTGAGCAGCTGCTGAGCACGGCGGAGGCCTCCCCGGACAACAAGCTGCTCGCCACGGGCTTTAACAACTCCTGTATAAAACTGTGGAGTCTGACTTCCAAGTTTAAATCCAAGCCCCATCAAATAGACGTGCCCAACATCCACTTGCCTAATGATACCATCGAGGTCGATGAGGAGGACAGGACAGCCACGGAGAAGAAGGTTCTCCTGGGACACTGCGGGCCAGTGTACAGCACCAGGTTCCTCCCGGACAGCTCGGCACTGCTCTCCTGCTCTGAAGACACGTCCATCAGGTACTGGGACCTGGAGAGCTTCACTAACACCGTGCTGTACCAGGGCCATGCCTACCCTGTGTGGGACCTGGACATCAGCCCGCACAACCTGTTCTTTGCAAGCGCGTCCTACGACCGCACGGCGCGGCTGTGGTCGTTTGATCGGACATACCCACTGCGAATCTACGCTGGGCACCTGGCGGATGTGGACTGTGTCAAGTTCCACCCCAATTCAAACTATTTAGCCACGGGCTCGACAGACAAGACGGTGCGGCTTTGGAGTGCCCAGCAGGGGAACTCTCTGAGACTCTTCATGGGCCACTGCGGCCCCGTGCGCTGTCTGGCCTTTTCCCCCAATGGTCAGTACCTGGTGTCGGCGGGTGAGGACCAGCTGCTGAAGCTGTGGGACCTGGCATCTGGGACCCTCTACAAAGACCTACACGGCCACACGGATGACATCACCAGCGTCACCTTCAGCCTGGACAGCAGCCTGATCGCATCAGCATCCATGGATAACTCTGTGCGTATCTGGGACATCAAGAGCAAGCACAACAGCACGCCCGCCGATGGCTCGTCCAGTGAGCTCCTGGGCGTCTACACCAGCCAGATGAGCACTGTGCTGAATGTGCAGTTCATGGCTGGCAGCCGCCTGCTGGTGACCGGAATCAGAGAAGAACATCAGGAACACTGA